The Haloplanus sp. GDY1 genomic sequence CCCAGCGGCGATACGGGCGGCCCGCACCGTCGGCCGGGGGTCCAGACGAGCGGTCGCCACCCCGTGACGGCGACCGCCCCGAACTGGGGTCGGGCGGCGGGATCAGGCCCGCCCCACGCTCGACTCCAGCGCCGTGTCGTTGGAGAGGTTGTCGGCGACGGGGCACCGCTCCTCGACGTCGGCCAGCCACCGCTCCAGGGCCTCGTCGCCGGCGTCGGCGTCGACGGTCACGTCGACGCGAATCGACCGAAAGCCCGCACGGGGCGCCGTCGCCTCGCCCCTGTACTTCGCCGTGTCGATGTCGCCCGCGACGTGGACGTCGATGTCGCGGACGTCGATGCCGTGATCCGTCGCGACGAGGTGACCGATGACGTTGATACACGCCGCCAGCGACCCGAGGAGATGCTCCAGCGGACTGGCCTCCTCGCCGACGACGAACTCGGCGGCGTCGGTCTCGACGCGGGTGCGCTTGGGTCCCCGGCCGTGGCCTGCGATTTCGATGGTCTTCTCCGATCCGGTCGCCGTGGAATCCTTCGCCATACCCGAAGATATCGTTCAGAATACATAATT encodes the following:
- a CDS encoding OsmC family protein, whose product is MAKDSTATGSEKTIEIAGHGRGPKRTRVETDAAEFVVGEEASPLEHLLGSLAACINVIGHLVATDHGIDVRDIDVHVAGDIDTAKYRGEATAPRAGFRSIRVDVTVDADAGDEALERWLADVEERCPVADNLSNDTALESSVGRA